Proteins from one Parvibaculum lavamentivorans DS-1 genomic window:
- the miaB gene encoding tRNA (N6-isopentenyl adenosine(37)-C2)-methylthiotransferase MiaB has product MPEAGPEAEPGSPRKKIFVKTYGCQMNVYDSARMVDVMAPSGYTEVDAPEDADIVILNTCHIREKAAEKVYSELGRLRELKKEKSGRGEELLIGVAGCVAQAEGEEMRRRAPVVDLVLGPQTYHRLPEYVARLANGGPGIVETEFPVDDKFASLPMAEKRKTLARGATAFLTIQEGCDKFCTFCVVPYTRGSEFSRPVARILDEARSLVDAGVREITLLGQNVNAWHGEDQAGRPATLGYLIRALAEIEGLARLRYTTSHPRDMDEELIAAHRDVPALMPYLHLPVQSGSDRILAAMNRRHDADSYHRIIGRIRAAKPDIALSSDFIVGFPGETEADFEATLDLIRTVGFAQAYSFKYSPRPGTPAATEEDQVPEEVKSERLQRLQALLGEQQLAFNAGCAGRTMPVLFDRRGRGESQLVGRSPYLQSVHIDDAPEHLFGSLVDVVIEEGHRNSLRGRLREEAAVLA; this is encoded by the coding sequence ATGCCGGAAGCGGGCCCCGAGGCCGAGCCCGGCTCGCCGCGCAAAAAAATCTTCGTCAAGACTTATGGATGCCAGATGAATGTCTATGACTCGGCCCGCATGGTCGATGTCATGGCCCCCTCCGGCTATACCGAGGTCGACGCGCCAGAAGACGCCGATATCGTCATTCTGAATACCTGCCACATCCGCGAAAAGGCGGCGGAAAAGGTCTATTCGGAACTCGGCCGTCTGCGCGAGCTGAAGAAGGAAAAGTCCGGTCGCGGCGAGGAGCTGCTGATCGGCGTGGCCGGCTGCGTCGCGCAAGCCGAGGGCGAGGAAATGCGCCGCCGCGCGCCTGTGGTCGATCTGGTGCTCGGCCCGCAGACCTATCATCGTCTGCCGGAATATGTCGCGCGCCTTGCGAATGGCGGTCCCGGTATCGTCGAGACCGAATTTCCGGTGGACGACAAGTTCGCCAGCCTTCCCATGGCCGAAAAGCGCAAGACGCTCGCACGCGGCGCAACCGCCTTCCTCACCATTCAGGAAGGCTGCGACAAGTTCTGCACCTTCTGCGTCGTGCCCTATACGCGCGGCAGCGAGTTCTCGCGTCCCGTCGCGCGCATCCTCGATGAAGCCCGTTCGCTGGTCGATGCGGGCGTGCGCGAGATCACGCTGCTCGGCCAGAACGTCAATGCCTGGCACGGCGAGGATCAGGCGGGGCGTCCCGCGACGCTCGGCTACCTCATTCGTGCGCTTGCGGAAATCGAAGGTCTCGCGCGGCTTCGCTACACGACGAGCCATCCCCGCGACATGGATGAAGAGCTGATTGCCGCCCATCGCGACGTGCCGGCGCTGATGCCCTACCTGCATCTGCCCGTCCAGTCGGGATCGGACCGTATCCTTGCCGCGATGAACCGCCGTCACGATGCGGATAGCTACCATCGCATCATCGGCCGCATCCGCGCCGCGAAGCCGGACATCGCCCTCTCATCCGATTTCATCGTCGGCTTTCCCGGCGAGACGGAAGCGGATTTCGAGGCGACGCTCGATCTCATCCGCACCGTCGGCTTCGCGCAGGCCTACAGTTTCAAATACAGCCCCCGTCCCGGCACGCCCGCCGCGACCGAGGAAGATCAGGTTCCCGAGGAAGTGAAGAGCGAGCGCCTGCAGCGTCTTCAGGCCCTTCTCGGCGAACAGCAGCTTGCCTTCAATGCGGGATGCGCCGGCCGCACCATGCCGGTCCTTTTCGACCGGCGGGGCCGTGGCGAAAGCCAGCTTGTCGGCCGCAGTCCCTATCTTCAGTCGGTACATATCGACGATGCCCCGGAACATCTCTTCGGCAGCCTTGTTGATGTTGTGATCGAGGAAGGACATCGAAACAGCCTGCGAGGGCGTCTCCGCGAGGAAGCGG
- a CDS encoding lysophospholipid acyltransferase family protein: protein MATARAAVLLTGFILSAVLLMPLQWLGLKLRLPYARALPNRYHRFLCRLIGIHVTTRGMPHEGSACLVAANHTSWLDIPILASLQPCSFVAKSEVAAWPFFGTLARLQRTVFVERERRTRTAHSRNEIHARIAAGDRLVLFPEGTSSDGNRVLSFKSALMSVAQLTIVNGDEDREDDLVVQPVSVAYTKLHGMPMGRYFRPFFAWYGDMELFPHLWEAFRLGPIEVTVEYHRPVTIRQIGNRKALALYCEECCRRGVSQALIGRWDEAAPTPPLAESGSFAAPRAAGA, encoded by the coding sequence ATGGCTACCGCGCGGGCGGCTGTACTGCTGACGGGCTTTATTCTTTCCGCCGTCCTGCTCATGCCTCTGCAATGGCTTGGCCTGAAGCTGCGCCTGCCTTATGCGCGTGCGCTGCCGAATCGCTATCACCGCTTTCTTTGCCGCCTGATCGGCATCCATGTCACGACGCGCGGCATGCCGCATGAAGGCAGTGCCTGCCTCGTGGCGGCAAACCACACATCCTGGCTCGACATCCCCATTCTTGCCTCGCTCCAGCCCTGCTCATTCGTCGCGAAAAGCGAGGTCGCCGCCTGGCCCTTTTTCGGTACGCTGGCCCGGCTGCAGCGGACGGTCTTCGTGGAGCGCGAACGGCGCACCCGCACCGCTCACTCGCGCAACGAGATCCATGCCCGGATCGCGGCCGGCGATCGCCTGGTACTGTTCCCGGAAGGCACATCGAGCGATGGCAACAGGGTTCTCTCCTTCAAAAGCGCCCTGATGAGCGTCGCCCAACTCACCATCGTCAATGGCGACGAGGACCGCGAGGACGATCTCGTCGTCCAGCCAGTCTCAGTCGCCTATACGAAGCTTCATGGCATGCCGATGGGGCGCTATTTCCGGCCCTTCTTCGCCTGGTATGGCGATATGGAACTTTTTCCTCATCTCTGGGAGGCCTTCCGTCTCGGCCCCATAGAAGTGACGGTCGAGTATCACAGGCCGGTCACGATCCGCCAGATCGGCAACCGGAAGGCACTCGCACTCTATTGTGAGGAATGCTGCCGCCGCGGCGTCTCGCAGGCCCTTATCGGTCGCTGGGACGAGGCCGCGCCCACGCCGCCGCTCGCCGAAAGCGGCAGCTTCGCCGCACCTCGCGCCGCCGGTGCCTGA
- a CDS encoding Fur family transcriptional regulator yields MRMTDQRRVIARVLSVAHDHPDVEEVYRRAAAVDSKISIATVYRTVRLFEEAGILERHDFRDGRSRYEQVPEEHHDHLIDLQTGTVIEFHNDEIERLQQIIARELGFELVDHRLELYGLPLDRNKKPDGKSKG; encoded by the coding sequence TATGACCGACCAGCGCCGCGTGATCGCGCGTGTGCTCTCCGTTGCGCATGACCATCCGGATGTGGAGGAGGTCTATCGCCGCGCCGCTGCCGTCGACAGCAAGATTTCGATCGCGACCGTCTATCGCACGGTCCGGCTGTTCGAAGAGGCAGGCATTCTCGAACGCCATGATTTCCGCGATGGCCGCTCGCGCTACGAGCAGGTGCCGGAAGAGCATCACGATCACCTGATCGATCTTCAGACAGGAACGGTCATCGAATTTCACAACGATGAAATCGAACGGCTGCAGCAGATCATCGCCAGAGAGCTCGGCTTCGAACTTGTCGACCATCGGCTTGAGCTTTACGGCCTGCCGCTCGACCGCAACAAGAAGCCGGACGGCAAGAGCAAGGGATGA